One genomic region from Desulfovibrio sp. Fe33 encodes:
- the sat gene encoding sulfate adenylyltransferase, translating to MSNLVAPHGGKGLVCCLLEGAELEAEIKKAEGLKTLDISDRAKGDLIMMGIGGFSPLNGFMKKADWAGVCEKFLMADGTFWPIPITLDTNDEDVKVGDEVALKAKDGVVYATMKVEEKYEMTEADKKWECELVYKGHGEDSADDKFWEVAMEDHPGVQMVMAQGKYNLAGPVKVLSEGDYAKRYPGVYQTPKQIRAEMEKRGWSKVAALQLRNPMHRSHEFLAKIAVEVCDGVVIHSLIGNLKPGDIPGEVRIKCIQTLIDNYFVPENVINAGYPLDMRYAGPREGLMHATFRQNYGINNMLIGRDHAGVGDFYGLFEAQEIFKRIPYATEACPEPGKALLCQPMNIDWTFYCYKCDGMASMRTCPHTKEDRVILSGTKLRKALSEGAEVPDHFGRDEVLVILRDYYENLTEKVEVKMQKAASGQDMK from the coding sequence ATGTCTAACCTCGTAGCACCCCACGGTGGAAAAGGTCTCGTTTGCTGTCTGCTCGAAGGCGCAGAGCTCGAAGCTGAAATTAAAAAAGCCGAAGGCCTGAAGACCCTCGATATTTCCGATCGCGCCAAGGGCGACCTCATCATGATGGGCATCGGCGGCTTCTCTCCGCTGAACGGCTTCATGAAGAAGGCTGATTGGGCCGGCGTCTGCGAAAAGTTCCTGATGGCCGATGGCACCTTCTGGCCCATCCCCATCACTCTCGACACCAATGACGAAGACGTCAAAGTCGGTGACGAAGTGGCCTTGAAGGCCAAGGACGGCGTCGTCTACGCGACCATGAAAGTCGAAGAAAAGTACGAGATGACCGAAGCCGACAAGAAGTGGGAATGCGAGCTGGTCTACAAGGGCCACGGCGAAGATTCCGCTGACGACAAGTTCTGGGAAGTCGCCATGGAAGACCACCCCGGCGTCCAGATGGTCATGGCTCAGGGCAAGTACAACCTGGCCGGCCCGGTCAAGGTCCTGTCCGAGGGCGACTACGCCAAGCGTTACCCGGGCGTATACCAGACCCCGAAGCAGATCCGCGCCGAGATGGAAAAACGCGGCTGGTCCAAGGTTGCCGCCCTGCAGCTCCGCAACCCCATGCACCGCTCCCACGAGTTCCTGGCCAAGATCGCCGTTGAAGTTTGCGACGGCGTGGTCATCCACTCCCTCATCGGCAACCTGAAGCCGGGCGACATCCCGGGTGAAGTCCGCATCAAGTGCATCCAGACCCTGATCGACAACTACTTCGTGCCTGAGAACGTCATCAACGCCGGTTACCCGCTCGACATGCGTTACGCCGGTCCGCGTGAAGGCCTCATGCACGCCACCTTCCGTCAGAACTACGGCATCAACAACATGCTCATCGGCCGCGACCACGCGGGCGTCGGCGACTTCTACGGCCTGTTCGAGGCCCAGGAGATCTTCAAGAGAATCCCCTACGCCACCGAAGCCTGCCCCGAGCCCGGCAAGGCCCTGCTTTGCCAGCCGATGAACATCGACTGGACCTTCTACTGCTACAAGTGCGACGGCATGGCCTCCATGCGCACCTGCCCGCACACCAAGGAAGATCGCGTCATCCTGTCCGGCACCAAGCTCCGCAAGGCCCTGTCCGAAGGCGCCGAGGTTCCGGATCACTTTGGCCGTGACGAAGTCCTGGTCATCCTCCGCGACTACTACGAGAACCTCACCGAAAAGGTCGAGGTCAAGATGCAGAAGGCCGCTTCCGGTCAGGACATGAAGTAA
- the aprB gene encoding adenylyl-sulfate reductase subunit beta encodes MPTFVNPEKCDGCKGGEKTACMYICPNDLMILDPAEMKAYNQEPSACWECYSCVKICPQGAIEARPYADFAPMGGTSIPMRSAEDIMWTIKFRNGSVKRFKFPIRTTAEGSIKPFDGKPEPGDLDSELLFTETALVDPKTAVMEQASVTDADLKKEWKMEDYGNLV; translated from the coding sequence ATGCCGACCTTTGTTAACCCGGAAAAATGTGACGGCTGCAAGGGTGGCGAAAAGACCGCTTGCATGTACATTTGCCCTAACGATCTGATGATCCTGGATCCCGCCGAAATGAAGGCCTACAACCAGGAACCGTCCGCTTGCTGGGAATGTTACTCCTGCGTGAAAATTTGCCCCCAGGGCGCCATTGAAGCCCGTCCGTACGCCGACTTCGCCCCTATGGGTGGTACCTCCATCCCGATGCGTTCCGCTGAAGACATCATGTGGACCATCAAATTCCGTAATGGCAGCGTGAAGCGCTTCAAGTTCCCCATCCGCACCACCGCTGAAGGTTCCATCAAGCCCTTCGACGGCAAGCCCGAGCCTGGCGATCTGGACTCCGAGCTCCTCTTCACCGAGACCGCGCTGGTCGATCCGAAGACCGCCGTCATGGAACAGGCCTCCGTCACCGACGCCGACCTGAAGAAAGAGTGGAAGATGGAAGATTACGGCAACCTGGTCTAG
- the aprA gene encoding adenylyl-sulfate reductase subunit alpha yields the protein MPLLPIKEASKGVALAEPEIIEQHVDILLVGGGMGCCGAAFEAVRWADKVDPSLKIMLCDKAALERSGAVAQGLSAINTYCGDNDVDDYVRMVRTDLMGIVREDLIFDLGRHVDDSVHLFEEWGLPVWVKKDGKNLDGAKAKAEGLAIRNGAAPVRSGRWQIMINGESYKCIVAEAAKNALGEDRYVERVFIVKMLLDANEPNRIAGAVGFSTRENKVYVYTCNAAVVACGGAVNVYRPRSTGEGMGRAWYPVWNAGSTYTMCAQVGAEMTMMENRFVPARFKDGYGPVGAWFLLFKAKATNYKGEDYCETNRAMLKPYEDRGYAKGHIIPTCLRNHMMLREMREGRGPIFMDTKTALLNTVNGDLTGPEWKHLESEAWEDFLDMCVGQANLWAATNCAPEDRGSEIMPTEPYLLGSHSGCCGIWVSGPDEAWVPESYKIKADNGKVYNRMTSVNGLFTCADGVGASGHKFSSGSHAEGRIVGKQLVRWCVDHKDFKPALKETPADMAKEIYQPWYTYEANKTGSTDPVVNPAYITPHNFMMRLIKCTDEYGGGVGTLYMTSRALLNTGFWLLGMMEEDSKKLAARDLHELMRCWEQFHRLWTVRLHMQHIEFREESRYPGFYYRGDFMGLDDSKWKCFCNSTYDPATGVTTVFKKPYVKIIPDA from the coding sequence ATGCCTCTGCTTCCTATCAAAGAAGCCTCCAAGGGTGTTGCTCTCGCCGAGCCGGAAATCATCGAACAGCACGTTGATATCCTGTTGGTCGGCGGCGGCATGGGTTGCTGCGGTGCCGCTTTTGAAGCCGTCCGCTGGGCCGACAAGGTTGATCCTTCCCTGAAGATCATGCTCTGCGACAAGGCCGCTCTGGAACGCTCCGGCGCCGTCGCTCAGGGCCTGTCCGCCATCAACACCTACTGCGGTGACAACGATGTCGACGATTACGTCCGCATGGTCCGCACCGACCTCATGGGCATCGTCCGCGAAGACTTGATCTTCGACCTGGGCCGTCACGTCGACGACTCCGTCCATCTGTTTGAAGAATGGGGCCTCCCCGTTTGGGTCAAGAAAGACGGCAAGAACCTCGACGGCGCCAAAGCCAAGGCCGAGGGCCTGGCCATCCGTAACGGCGCTGCTCCGGTCCGTTCCGGCCGCTGGCAGATCATGATCAACGGTGAGTCCTACAAGTGCATCGTCGCCGAGGCCGCGAAGAACGCCCTGGGCGAGGACCGCTACGTAGAGCGCGTCTTCATCGTCAAGATGCTCCTGGACGCCAACGAGCCCAACCGCATCGCCGGTGCCGTCGGCTTCTCCACCCGTGAAAACAAAGTTTACGTCTACACCTGCAACGCCGCTGTCGTGGCTTGCGGCGGCGCCGTCAACGTCTACCGTCCCCGCTCCACCGGTGAGGGCATGGGCCGCGCCTGGTACCCGGTTTGGAACGCTGGTTCCACCTACACCATGTGTGCTCAGGTCGGCGCTGAAATGACCATGATGGAAAACCGCTTCGTCCCCGCCCGCTTCAAGGACGGTTACGGCCCGGTCGGCGCTTGGTTCCTGCTCTTCAAGGCCAAAGCCACCAACTACAAGGGTGAGGACTACTGCGAGACCAACCGCGCCATGCTGAAGCCTTACGAGGATCGCGGCTACGCCAAGGGTCACATCATCCCCACCTGCCTGCGTAACCACATGATGCTCCGTGAAATGCGTGAAGGCCGCGGCCCGATCTTCATGGACACCAAGACCGCCCTGCTGAACACCGTCAACGGCGACCTGACCGGTCCCGAGTGGAAGCACCTCGAGTCCGAGGCTTGGGAAGACTTCCTCGACATGTGCGTCGGCCAGGCCAACCTGTGGGCCGCCACCAACTGCGCTCCCGAGGATCGCGGTTCCGAGATCATGCCCACCGAGCCGTACCTCCTGGGCTCTCACTCCGGTTGCTGCGGCATCTGGGTTTCCGGTCCGGACGAGGCTTGGGTTCCCGAGTCCTACAAGATCAAGGCCGACAACGGCAAAGTGTACAACCGTATGACCTCCGTCAACGGCCTGTTCACCTGCGCTGACGGCGTTGGCGCCTCCGGCCACAAGTTCTCCTCCGGTTCCCACGCTGAAGGCCGCATCGTCGGTAAGCAGCTGGTGCGCTGGTGCGTGGACCACAAGGACTTCAAGCCCGCGCTGAAGGAAACCCCCGCCGACATGGCGAAGGAAATCTACCAGCCCTGGTACACCTACGAAGCCAACAAGACCGGTTCCACCGACCCCGTCGTGAACCCGGCCTACATCACCCCGCACAACTTCATGATGCGCCTCATCAAGTGCACCGATGAATACGGCGGAGGCGTTGGCACCCTGTACATGACCTCCCGGGCTCTGCTGAACACCGGCTTCTGGCTGCTCGGCATGATGGAAGAAGACTCCAAGAAGCTCGCCGCCCGTGACCTGCACGAGCTGATGCGCTGCTGGGAGCAGTTCCATCGCCTGTGGACCGTCCGCCTGCACATGCAGCACATCGAGTTCCGCGAGGAATCCCGTTACCCGGGCTTCTACTACCGCGGCGACTTCATGGGCCTGGACGACTCCAAGTGGAAGTGCTTCTGTAACTCCACTTACGATCCCGCCACTGGCGTGACCACCGTCTTCAAGAAGCCCTACGTCAAGATCATCCCCGACGCCTAA